In Burkholderia contaminans, the following proteins share a genomic window:
- a CDS encoding MAPEG family protein, translated as MPIHPVALVCTAILGLLLFGLGLVVSVARFRCATSSGCAPDPANGLHKIVRAHGNTAEYAPFLAVLFLYFGTHAPSRAILALIVAATACRCLIVIGLLAWPTMANPNPVRFVGALGTYLCGAALCIALFV; from the coding sequence ATGCCGATCCATCCCGTCGCGCTCGTTTGCACGGCCATTCTCGGGCTGTTGCTGTTCGGGCTCGGGCTCGTCGTGTCCGTCGCGCGCTTCCGGTGCGCCACCAGCTCCGGGTGCGCGCCCGATCCGGCGAACGGGTTGCACAAGATCGTGCGCGCGCACGGCAACACGGCCGAATACGCGCCGTTTCTCGCGGTGCTGTTTCTCTATTTCGGCACACACGCGCCATCGCGCGCGATCCTGGCGCTGATCGTCGCGGCGACTGCGTGCCGCTGCCTGATCGTGATCGGCCTGCTTGCGTGGCCGACGATGGCCAATCCGAATCCCGTGCGTTTCGTCGGCGCGCTCGGCACGTATCTGTGCGGCGCCGCGCTGTGCATCGCGCTGTTCGTCTGA
- a CDS encoding cupin domain-containing protein produces MNIIRSATFTADRAWGALDIANLNGITIRLHWTDQPYRWHVNDGEEVFAVLDGRVEMRYREAGVERATVLETGDVFHASAGTEHVAHPLGEARILVIETEGSA; encoded by the coding sequence ATGAACATCATCCGCAGCGCCACGTTCACCGCGGACCGCGCGTGGGGCGCGCTCGACATCGCGAACCTGAACGGCATCACGATCCGCCTGCACTGGACCGACCAGCCGTATCGGTGGCACGTGAACGACGGCGAGGAAGTGTTCGCAGTGCTCGACGGTCGCGTCGAGATGCGCTATCGCGAAGCAGGCGTCGAGCGCGCGACGGTGCTTGAAACGGGTGACGTGTTCCACGCATCGGCCGGCACCGAGCACGTCGCGCATCCGCTCGGGGAAGCACGCATCCTCGTGATCGAAACCGAAGGCAGCGCCTGA
- a CDS encoding porin, producing MRQRLLAGAGVALIAGAAHAQSSVTLYGIIDEGLTYTSNLAVAGPNGTVSGKPAWRMLGGVQQASRWGLRGVEDLGGGMTAVFTLENGFDPSTGKLGQGGLIFGKKAFVGLSGPFGTVTLGRQYDTNVDFLGPLEAAALFGGYMVAHPGDLDNVNNANSTNNAIKFTSNDYGGFRFAAMIGLGGIAGAATRNQVWSTTAGYTRGPLTVAAGYLNARNPNVSFFGTTGSPAPVTGGVPGNNMLSPVYSGYASAHTLQVAAAGGTYAIGAVTLGAMYTNTSFRRLGDLSSGPNPGGVSGNAVFNNVEASLRYTFTPYLFGGVAYDYTRGGGVNGRDGATYHQVAAGLDYFLSKRTDVYLSAVYQRASGTDSTGRPAVAAINGPGASANDRQFQARVGLRHKF from the coding sequence ATGAGACAACGGCTGTTGGCAGGCGCGGGCGTCGCGCTGATCGCGGGTGCGGCGCACGCACAGAGCAGCGTGACGCTGTACGGCATTATCGACGAGGGGCTGACCTACACGAGCAACCTCGCGGTTGCCGGCCCGAACGGCACGGTGAGCGGCAAGCCAGCGTGGCGGATGCTGGGCGGCGTGCAGCAGGCGAGCCGCTGGGGGCTGCGCGGCGTCGAGGATCTCGGCGGCGGGATGACGGCCGTCTTCACGCTGGAGAACGGCTTCGACCCGAGCACGGGCAAGCTCGGGCAGGGTGGGCTGATCTTCGGCAAGAAGGCGTTCGTCGGACTGTCCGGGCCGTTCGGCACCGTCACGCTCGGGCGCCAGTACGACACCAACGTCGACTTCCTCGGGCCGCTCGAGGCAGCCGCGCTGTTCGGCGGCTACATGGTTGCGCACCCCGGCGACCTCGACAACGTGAACAACGCGAACTCGACCAACAATGCGATCAAGTTCACGAGCAACGACTACGGCGGGTTCCGCTTCGCGGCGATGATCGGCTTGGGCGGCATCGCGGGCGCGGCGACGCGCAACCAGGTGTGGTCGACGACGGCCGGCTACACGCGCGGGCCGCTCACGGTCGCGGCCGGCTACCTGAACGCGCGCAACCCGAACGTGTCGTTCTTCGGCACGACGGGCAGCCCGGCACCGGTCACGGGCGGCGTGCCGGGCAACAACATGCTGTCGCCGGTGTATTCAGGCTATGCATCTGCGCATACGCTGCAGGTCGCGGCGGCGGGCGGCACCTACGCGATCGGCGCGGTCACGCTCGGCGCGATGTATACGAACACGTCGTTCCGCCGGCTCGGCGACCTGTCGTCCGGGCCGAATCCCGGCGGTGTGTCCGGCAATGCGGTGTTCAACAACGTCGAGGCCAGCTTGCGCTACACGTTCACGCCCTACCTGTTCGGCGGCGTCGCGTACGACTACACGCGCGGCGGCGGTGTGAACGGCCGCGACGGTGCGACGTACCATCAGGTCGCGGCGGGGCTCGACTACTTCCTGTCGAAGCGCACCGACGTGTACCTGAGCGCCGTCTACCAGCGTGCGTCGGGTACCGACTCGACCGGACGCCCGGCGGTCGCCGCGATCAACGGGCCCGGCGCATCGGCGAACGACCGGCAGTTCCAGGCGCGCGTGGGGCTGCGGCACAAGTTCTGA
- a CDS encoding LysR substrate-binding domain-containing protein, which yields MKHHQLRALAAIAEHGSLRAAARAIHLSQPALTKAIRELELDLGVPLVTRNARGAQLTRFGQAVHARARLILAEMQHARDDVIQLSGGKEGALACALTPLMSLGFLPAALDAFRQRMPTIRLDVREGFLDTALPRLRDGSLDFVIAIVDATRLSPEFAFRPLLESELILMTRASNPLRHCTSLAQLQDAQWVLNTSPESIGRLLQDVFVAHGYPAPQPIVECTSFSAAFSLSVHTDTVSCVPQSFLEVDWIRERMVAIDIEETIPAVSVGVLTRRDALNTLACDYLIHCFVEAVRRHDRATLLWR from the coding sequence GTGAAACACCACCAGCTCCGGGCGCTCGCCGCCATCGCCGAACACGGCAGCCTGCGCGCGGCCGCACGCGCGATCCACCTGTCGCAGCCCGCACTGACGAAGGCGATCCGCGAACTCGAACTCGATCTCGGCGTGCCGCTCGTCACCCGCAATGCACGCGGGGCGCAACTCACGCGTTTCGGGCAGGCCGTCCATGCGCGGGCGCGGCTGATCCTCGCGGAGATGCAGCACGCGCGCGACGACGTGATCCAGTTGTCGGGAGGCAAGGAAGGCGCGCTCGCCTGCGCGCTGACGCCGCTGATGTCGCTCGGTTTCCTGCCGGCCGCGCTCGACGCATTCCGGCAGCGGATGCCGACGATCCGCCTCGACGTACGCGAAGGCTTTCTCGACACCGCGCTGCCGCGCCTGCGCGACGGCTCGCTCGACTTCGTGATCGCGATCGTCGACGCGACGCGGCTATCGCCGGAATTCGCGTTCCGGCCGCTGCTTGAATCGGAATTGATCCTGATGACGCGCGCGAGCAATCCGCTGCGTCACTGCACCTCGCTCGCGCAGTTGCAGGACGCGCAATGGGTGCTCAACACGTCGCCGGAAAGCATCGGCCGGCTGCTGCAGGACGTGTTCGTCGCGCACGGCTATCCGGCGCCGCAGCCGATCGTCGAATGCACGTCGTTCAGCGCGGCGTTTTCGCTGTCGGTGCATACCGACACCGTGTCCTGCGTGCCGCAGAGCTTCCTGGAGGTCGACTGGATTCGCGAGCGGATGGTCGCGATCGACATCGAGGAGACGATTCCGGCCGTGTCGGTCGGTGTGCTCACGCGCCGCGATGCGCTGAACACGCTTGCATGCGATTACCTGATCCACTGTTTCGTCGAGGCCGTACGCCGGCACGATCGCGCGACGCTGCTGTGGCGATAG
- a CDS encoding DJ-1/PfpI family protein: MSLHIGFLVFPGVQQLDLTGPHDVLASLPDATVHLAWKSRDTVASSSGLALAPTCTFDDCPPLDVICIPGGIGINALLLDAETIAFVQQRAAAARYVTSVCTGALLLGVAGLLRGRRATTHWAFHSLLEPLGAVPVRERVVRDGNLITGGGVTAGIDFALTIAAELAGEEEAQAIQLQLEYAPAPPFDAGSPDTAPAAVVKRVTERSAAGFATRKATIEQALRATSH; encoded by the coding sequence ATGTCCCTGCATATCGGCTTTCTCGTGTTTCCGGGCGTCCAGCAACTCGATCTCACCGGCCCGCACGACGTGCTCGCGTCGCTGCCCGACGCAACCGTCCATCTGGCCTGGAAGTCGCGCGACACCGTCGCGTCGAGCAGCGGGCTCGCGCTCGCGCCGACCTGCACGTTCGACGACTGCCCGCCGCTCGACGTGATCTGCATTCCGGGCGGGATCGGGATCAACGCGCTGCTGCTCGATGCGGAAACGATCGCGTTCGTGCAGCAGCGCGCGGCCGCGGCGCGCTACGTGACGTCGGTCTGCACGGGTGCGCTGCTGCTGGGCGTGGCCGGCCTGCTGCGCGGGCGGCGCGCGACGACGCACTGGGCGTTCCACTCGCTGCTCGAACCGCTCGGCGCGGTGCCGGTGCGCGAGCGCGTGGTGCGCGACGGCAACCTGATCACGGGCGGCGGCGTCACGGCCGGCATCGACTTCGCACTGACGATCGCCGCGGAACTGGCCGGCGAAGAAGAAGCGCAGGCGATCCAGCTGCAACTCGAATACGCGCCCGCGCCGCCGTTCGACGCCGGTTCGCCCGATACCGCGCCGGCAGCGGTCGTGAAGCGCGTCACCGAACGTTCGGCGGCCGGCTTCGCGACGCGCAAGGCGACGATCGAACAGGCGCTGCGCGCGACGTCGCACTGA
- a CDS encoding MFS transporter, translated as MKAPRADSMVCGHVGNVAASPSNRQLIVAITIGNGLEFFDLTVFSFFAVLLGKLFFPAVSAQQQLLMSVATFGVGFIARPVGGVVIGLVADRFGRVPAMNLTLVTMAIGTGMIGVMPTYAQIGMMAPVLVVVARLLQGFSAGGEVGVSTSLLAERAPAGERGYYTSWQFASQGAAALAGSFVGFLLSHFLDAASLESWGWRVPFLLGVLIAPVGLYLRARFNGIEQHAPAAAARRSSAVLGTVLRRDGAAVLTALGLVIGGTAAHFIVLYYMSTYAVKVLHLPMDTALWCGILSGAVMFVAAPIGGRLSDRTGSKRVALWSRIALTVLILPGFWLMRAVPSIATMYAVVMLLAALHSINAGANGVILAELFPKSTRATALSIAYAGGVSIFGGFAQFIVTWMIGATGNPAAPAWYVIVCGVLSLVALAFASDRSDRDA; from the coding sequence ATGAAGGCGCCCCGAGCGGACAGCATGGTCTGCGGGCATGTCGGCAACGTTGCCGCATCCCCGTCCAATCGTCAGTTGATTGTCGCGATCACGATCGGCAACGGTCTTGAATTCTTCGATCTCACCGTGTTCAGCTTCTTCGCGGTGCTGCTCGGCAAACTGTTCTTTCCGGCGGTATCCGCGCAGCAGCAGTTGCTGATGTCGGTCGCGACCTTCGGTGTCGGTTTCATCGCGCGGCCGGTCGGCGGCGTCGTGATCGGGCTCGTAGCCGACCGCTTCGGCCGCGTGCCCGCGATGAACCTCACGCTCGTCACGATGGCGATCGGCACCGGAATGATCGGCGTGATGCCGACCTATGCGCAGATCGGCATGATGGCCCCCGTGCTGGTGGTCGTCGCGCGGCTGCTGCAGGGCTTTTCGGCCGGCGGCGAGGTGGGCGTATCGACGTCGCTGCTCGCCGAGCGCGCGCCGGCCGGCGAGCGCGGCTACTACACGAGCTGGCAATTCGCGAGCCAGGGCGCCGCGGCACTCGCCGGTTCGTTCGTGGGCTTCCTGCTGTCGCATTTCCTCGACGCGGCCTCGCTCGAATCGTGGGGCTGGCGCGTACCGTTCCTGCTCGGTGTGCTGATCGCGCCGGTCGGCCTTTACCTGCGCGCGCGCTTCAACGGGATCGAACAGCACGCGCCGGCCGCGGCCGCGCGGCGTTCGTCGGCCGTACTCGGCACCGTGCTGCGGCGCGACGGCGCGGCCGTGCTGACCGCGCTCGGCCTCGTGATCGGCGGCACGGCCGCGCACTTCATCGTGCTGTATTACATGTCGACGTATGCGGTCAAGGTGCTGCACCTGCCGATGGATACCGCGCTGTGGTGCGGGATCCTGTCCGGCGCCGTGATGTTCGTCGCCGCGCCGATCGGCGGGCGTCTGTCGGACCGCACCGGCAGCAAGCGTGTCGCGCTGTGGTCGCGCATTGCGCTGACCGTGCTGATCCTGCCGGGCTTCTGGCTGATGCGCGCGGTGCCATCGATCGCGACGATGTATGCGGTCGTGATGCTGCTCGCCGCGCTGCACTCGATCAACGCCGGCGCGAACGGTGTGATCCTCGCCGAGCTGTTTCCGAAGAGCACGCGTGCGACTGCGCTGTCGATCGCGTATGCGGGCGGCGTGTCGATCTTCGGCGGTTTCGCGCAGTTCATCGTCACGTGGATGATCGGCGCGACCGGCAATCCGGCCGCGCCCGCGTGGTACGTGATCGTCTGCGGCGTGCTGTCGCTCGTCGCGCTTGCGTTCGCGTCGGATCGCAGCGATCGCGATGCGTGA
- a CDS encoding PAAR domain-containing protein, producing the protein MSRKFILKGDTTDHGGVVLEGIANSSFDGRELAYLGAAVFCAACKSPGVIVSDGGERTMTVMGKVVALEHDLCQCLCTPQPKLIASQATGTITG; encoded by the coding sequence ATGAGCCGCAAATTCATTCTGAAGGGCGACACGACCGACCACGGCGGCGTCGTGCTCGAAGGGATCGCCAATTCGTCGTTCGACGGACGCGAACTCGCGTATCTCGGCGCAGCGGTGTTCTGCGCCGCCTGCAAGTCGCCGGGCGTGATCGTGTCCGACGGCGGCGAGCGGACGATGACCGTGATGGGCAAGGTCGTCGCGCTCGAACACGACCTGTGCCAGTGCCTGTGCACGCCGCAGCCGAAGCTGATCGCGTCGCAGGCCACCGGGACGATCACCGGATGA
- a CDS encoding transglycosylase domain-containing protein produces MNRPLNRILPRVTGPASVWTWVKWSLLAALLIAVAIVARLVQSEIETSRLQAHYLSELTRDVGYTVETGPSDHIRFPANGPYDQRLGYSMIPAFQERLFARGFVVSKQARDSQRMLSLGDRGLFLPFDEKDQAGLMLFDSTGAPLFATVFPQRVYADFDRVPRVVVDSLLFIEDRYLLDANEPNRNPAIDWGRFSRAVADQALHVVNRHQARPGGSTLATQIEKFRHSPEGRTATPPEKLRQIASASVRAYLNGPQTMLARRTLVVRYLNSVPLAARPHIGEITGIGDGLAAWYGRDFNDVNRILSAPTTGDNVDEQGKTFREVLSLIIAQRAPSYFLNRGYPALQKLTDSYLRLLSNGGVISPALRDAALNAQIERSAPPAAAHVQSFVSRKAVTSARASLLSALGISDLYQLDQFDLQATSTLDNGVQQAVAERLAQASTRDGAQKAGLYGFEMLAPKDDPSHLTYSFTLYEHRNGANLLRVQTDSVNEPFDVNRGGRINLGSTAKLRTLITYLQIVSDLHARYANLSNAELARVKPDPIDGLSHWALDYLSHTRDRSLQAMLDAAVERKYSASPDVFYTGGGAQVFSNFEKSDNGRILTLHTAFEHSVNLVFVRLMRDIVHYETLQAAGPSSSWLGDPEQRRHYLQQFVDGESQVYVKRYYTRYAGKAPDDALALMLKDVRKSPPKIATVLRSVAPNESLAWFDAQMRMQLKGTPAATLSDDDLARLYAKYAIDRFNLNDRGYIASVHPLALWTLNYLRAHPAASLADVQRDSRDARFYTYSWLYKTRYHATQDRRIRRMVELRAYAEITKSWRALGYPFAEVTPSYAAAIGASGDQPDALAKLIGLIANGGRKAPTETITRLDFAKGTPYETHFERAVARPQPMLSPEIVNVAHTLLRDVVLNGTARRLAGGFTLPDGKTLDVYGKTGTGDQRFNVYARGARLIESRKVNRSGTFVFVLGDRFFGVLTATAHEPYAARYDFTSAMAVQLLKSMAPALAPLIERPAGTRAAGPAPQAETPAPGAAIAQPS; encoded by the coding sequence ATGAATCGGCCGCTGAATCGTATCCTGCCGCGCGTGACCGGTCCCGCATCGGTCTGGACGTGGGTCAAGTGGTCTTTGCTGGCCGCGCTGCTGATCGCCGTGGCGATCGTCGCGCGACTCGTGCAGAGCGAGATCGAAACGTCCCGGCTGCAGGCGCACTACCTGTCCGAGCTCACCCGCGATGTCGGCTACACGGTCGAGACGGGCCCGAGCGATCACATCCGCTTCCCCGCGAACGGCCCATACGACCAGCGCCTCGGCTACTCGATGATTCCGGCGTTTCAGGAGCGGCTGTTCGCGCGCGGCTTCGTCGTCAGCAAGCAGGCGCGCGATTCGCAGCGGATGCTGTCGCTCGGCGATCGCGGGCTGTTCCTCCCGTTCGACGAGAAAGACCAGGCGGGCCTGATGCTGTTCGACTCGACCGGCGCGCCGCTGTTCGCGACCGTGTTCCCGCAGCGCGTCTACGCCGACTTCGACCGGGTGCCGCGCGTGGTGGTCGATTCGCTGCTGTTCATCGAGGATCGCTACCTGCTTGACGCGAACGAACCGAACCGCAACCCGGCGATCGACTGGGGGCGCTTCAGCCGCGCGGTCGCCGACCAGGCGCTGCACGTCGTCAACCGCCATCAGGCGCGCCCGGGCGGCAGCACGCTCGCGACGCAGATCGAGAAGTTCCGCCACTCGCCCGAGGGCCGCACCGCGACACCGCCCGAGAAGCTGCGACAGATCGCGTCGGCGTCGGTGCGCGCGTACCTGAACGGCCCGCAGACGATGCTCGCGCGCCGCACCCTCGTCGTGCGCTACCTGAACTCGGTGCCGCTGGCCGCGCGGCCGCACATCGGCGAAATCACCGGTATCGGCGACGGTCTCGCCGCGTGGTACGGCCGCGACTTCAACGACGTGAACCGGATCCTGTCCGCGCCGACGACCGGCGACAACGTCGACGAACAGGGCAAGACGTTCCGCGAGGTGCTGTCGCTGATCATCGCGCAGCGCGCACCGTCGTACTTCCTCAACCGCGGCTACCCGGCGCTGCAGAAGCTGACCGACAGCTACCTTCGGCTGCTGTCGAACGGCGGCGTGATCTCGCCCGCGCTGCGCGACGCCGCGCTGAACGCGCAGATCGAACGCAGCGCGCCGCCGGCCGCGGCGCACGTGCAGTCGTTCGTGTCGCGCAAGGCCGTGACGTCCGCGCGCGCGTCGCTGCTGTCGGCGCTCGGCATCAGCGACCTGTACCAGCTCGACCAGTTCGACCTGCAGGCGACCAGCACGCTCGACAACGGCGTGCAGCAGGCCGTCGCCGAACGGCTCGCCCAGGCGTCGACGCGCGACGGGGCGCAGAAGGCCGGCCTGTACGGTTTCGAGATGCTCGCGCCGAAGGACGACCCGTCGCACCTCACGTACAGCTTCACGCTGTACGAACACCGCAACGGCGCGAACCTGCTGCGCGTGCAGACCGACAGCGTGAACGAGCCGTTCGACGTGAATCGCGGCGGCCGCATCAACCTCGGCTCGACCGCGAAACTGCGTACGCTGATCACCTACCTGCAGATCGTGTCCGACCTGCATGCGCGCTACGCGAACCTGTCGAACGCGGAACTGGCGCGCGTGAAGCCCGACCCGATCGACGGGCTGTCGCACTGGGCGCTCGACTACCTGTCGCATACGCGCGACCGCTCGCTGCAGGCGATGCTCGACGCGGCCGTCGAACGCAAGTATTCGGCGAGCCCCGACGTGTTCTACACGGGCGGCGGCGCGCAGGTGTTCTCGAACTTCGAGAAGTCGGACAACGGCCGTATCCTGACGCTGCACACGGCGTTCGAGCATTCGGTCAACCTCGTGTTCGTGCGGCTGATGCGCGACATCGTCCACTACGAGACGCTGCAGGCGGCCGGCCCGTCATCGTCATGGCTCGGCGACCCCGAGCAGCGCCGGCATTACCTGCAGCAGTTCGTCGACGGCGAAAGCCAGGTCTACGTGAAGCGCTACTACACGCGCTATGCGGGCAAGGCGCCCGACGACGCGCTCGCGCTGATGCTGAAGGACGTGCGCAAATCGCCGCCGAAGATCGCGACGGTGTTGCGCAGCGTCGCGCCGAACGAATCGCTCGCGTGGTTCGACGCGCAGATGCGCATGCAACTGAAGGGCACGCCGGCCGCAACGCTGTCCGACGACGATCTCGCCAGGCTCTATGCGAAATACGCGATCGACCGCTTCAACCTCAACGATCGCGGCTATATCGCGAGTGTGCATCCGCTCGCGCTGTGGACGCTCAACTACCTGCGCGCGCATCCGGCGGCGTCGCTCGCCGACGTCCAGCGCGACAGCCGCGACGCACGTTTCTACACGTACTCGTGGCTGTACAAGACGCGCTACCACGCGACCCAGGACCGCCGCATCCGCCGCATGGTCGAGCTGCGCGCGTACGCGGAAATCACGAAGTCGTGGCGCGCGCTCGGCTACCCGTTCGCGGAAGTCACGCCGTCGTACGCGGCCGCGATCGGCGCATCGGGCGACCAGCCCGACGCACTCGCGAAGCTGATCGGCCTGATTGCGAACGGTGGCCGGAAGGCGCCGACCGAGACGATCACGCGGCTCGACTTCGCGAAAGGCACGCCGTACGAAACGCACTTCGAGCGCGCGGTCGCCCGGCCGCAGCCGATGCTGTCGCCGGAGATCGTCAACGTGGCGCACACGCTGCTGCGCGACGTCGTGCTCAACGGCACCGCGCGCCGCCTCGCGGGCGGCTTCACGCTGCCCGACGGCAAGACGCTCGACGTGTACGGCAAGACGGGCACGGGCGACCAGCGCTTCAACGTCTATGCGCGCGGCGCGCGGCTGATCGAGTCGCGCAAGGTGAACCGCAGCGGCACGTTCGTGTTCGTGCTCGGCGACCGGTTCTTCGGGGTCCTGACCGCAACGGCGCACGAGCCGTATGCGGCGCGCTACGACTTCACGAGCGCGATGGCCGTGCAGTTGCTGAAGTCGATGGCGCCGGCGCTCGCGCCGCTGATCGAGCGCCCGGCCGGCACGCGCGCCGCAGGCCCCGCCCCGCAGGCGGAAACGCCCGCGCCGGGCGCCGCGATCGCGCAACCGTCCTGA
- a CDS encoding GlxA family transcriptional regulator, which produces MPAAPRSILVLAFPRAQLLDVSGPLQVFASVNELALERGQPAPYAPRVIAAEAGPVETSSGLVVMAESLRSAARHPDTLIVAGGKGVHAASKDARLVRWVRQQAARTRRVASVCTGAFLLAEAGLLDGRRAVTHWARCDEFAARYPNVRVESDPIFIREGVLWTSAGVTAGIDLALALVEEDLGRATALDVARELVVFLKRPGGQAQFSTMLSMQRTDDRFGELHAWMAEHLAADLSVPALAERVRMSERSFVRHYRAETGRTPARAVEQIRVEAAQRLLGETAWPVKRIAARCGFGSEETLRRCFVRVLGVSPQGYRERFVR; this is translated from the coding sequence ATGCCCGCCGCCCCGCGTTCGATCCTGGTCCTCGCGTTCCCTCGTGCCCAGTTGCTCGACGTGTCGGGGCCGCTGCAGGTGTTTGCGTCCGTCAACGAACTCGCGCTGGAGCGCGGCCAGCCTGCGCCCTATGCGCCGCGCGTCATCGCGGCCGAGGCGGGCCCCGTCGAGACGTCGTCGGGCCTGGTCGTGATGGCGGAATCGCTGCGCTCGGCCGCGCGCCATCCCGACACGCTGATCGTCGCCGGCGGCAAGGGCGTGCACGCGGCGTCGAAGGATGCGCGGCTGGTGCGCTGGGTGCGGCAGCAGGCGGCACGCACACGGCGCGTGGCATCGGTCTGCACCGGCGCGTTCCTGCTTGCCGAGGCCGGCCTGCTCGACGGGCGGCGTGCGGTCACGCACTGGGCGCGCTGCGACGAATTCGCGGCGCGCTATCCGAACGTGCGCGTCGAATCCGATCCGATCTTCATCCGTGAAGGCGTATTGTGGACCTCGGCCGGCGTGACGGCCGGCATCGATCTCGCGCTCGCGCTGGTCGAGGAGGATCTCGGGCGGGCGACCGCCCTCGACGTCGCGCGCGAGCTCGTCGTGTTCCTGAAGCGTCCGGGCGGACAGGCGCAGTTCAGCACGATGCTGTCGATGCAGCGCACCGACGATCGATTCGGCGAACTGCATGCGTGGATGGCCGAGCACCTGGCGGCCGACCTGTCGGTGCCGGCGCTGGCCGAGCGTGTGCGCATGAGCGAGCGCAGCTTCGTGCGCCACTACCGCGCCGAAACCGGCCGCACGCCCGCGCGCGCGGTCGAGCAGATCCGCGTCGAGGCCGCGCAGCGCCTGCTCGGCGAAACGGCATGGCCCGTCAAGCGGATCGCCGCGCGCTGCGGCTTCGGCTCGGAGGAGACGCTGCGGCGCTGCTTCGTGCGCGTGCTGGGCGTGTCGCCGCAGGGGTATCGCGAACGATTCGTGCGGTAA
- a CDS encoding amidase encodes MTATASLSRSFSSQSVDVMAGDLCDLSACTMLDLLKKRAIGACDLLDAHLARIATVNPRVNALVTVVDPDLLRARARDIDARWMRGEWQGPLHGLPVSQKDLTATRGVRTMYGSRSFADHVPQHDALVVRRCASAGALMIGKSNTPEFGAGSHTFNDVFGATRNPWDLTRSAGGSSGGAAAALACGMNPLACGSDMGGSLRNPAAWNNVVGLRPSPGRVPRAPDLNGWTTLGVDGPMARDVADTALLLSAIAGPSGETATELAEPGARFAQPLERDFRGTRIAMSRGLPGVPIDPEIARAVDAQARVFAALGCEVEFDDPDLSDAEDVFRIERAWMIGTLVDGLDDAQRAVLKPEIHDEYRLHRSLTAADLGRMFVRKTRLFERMRAFMQRYAFYVLPTTQVMPFDVDLRSPAHVPGAASTSYIDWMRVCWYLSSTEAPILSVPCGFGAAGLPIGMQIVGRYRDDWGVLQFGHAYEVAAGRRWVPPAVVADAMR; translated from the coding sequence ATGACTGCCACCGCTTCGCTTTCGCGTTCGTTTTCGTCCCAGTCCGTCGACGTGATGGCCGGCGACCTGTGCGACTTGTCCGCCTGCACGATGCTTGACCTGCTGAAGAAGCGGGCGATCGGTGCATGCGACCTGCTCGACGCGCATCTCGCTCGGATCGCGACGGTCAACCCGCGCGTGAACGCGCTCGTGACCGTCGTCGATCCCGACCTGCTGCGCGCCCGTGCGCGCGACATCGATGCACGCTGGATGCGCGGTGAATGGCAGGGGCCGTTGCACGGGCTGCCGGTGTCGCAGAAGGATCTCACCGCGACACGCGGCGTGCGCACCATGTACGGCTCGCGTTCGTTCGCCGATCACGTGCCGCAGCACGACGCGCTCGTCGTGCGCCGTTGCGCGAGCGCCGGTGCGCTGATGATCGGCAAGTCGAACACGCCCGAGTTCGGCGCCGGTTCGCATACGTTCAACGACGTGTTCGGCGCGACGCGCAACCCGTGGGACCTGACTCGCTCCGCGGGCGGCAGCAGCGGCGGTGCGGCCGCTGCGCTCGCGTGCGGGATGAACCCGCTTGCGTGCGGCAGCGACATGGGCGGCTCGCTGCGCAATCCGGCCGCATGGAACAACGTCGTCGGATTGCGGCCGTCGCCCGGCCGCGTGCCGCGCGCACCGGACCTGAATGGCTGGACGACACTCGGTGTCGACGGGCCGATGGCGCGCGACGTGGCCGACACTGCGCTGCTGTTGTCCGCGATCGCCGGGCCGAGCGGCGAGACCGCGACCGAACTCGCCGAACCGGGCGCACGCTTCGCGCAGCCGCTCGAACGCGACTTCCGCGGCACGCGCATCGCGATGTCGCGCGGCCTGCCCGGCGTGCCGATCGATCCGGAGATCGCGCGTGCGGTGGACGCGCAGGCGCGCGTGTTCGCGGCGCTCGGCTGCGAAGTCGAATTCGACGATCCCGATCTGTCGGACGCCGAGGACGTGTTCCGCATCGAACGTGCGTGGATGATCGGCACGCTGGTCGACGGGCTGGACGACGCGCAGCGCGCGGTGCTGAAGCCCGAGATTCACGACGAATACCGGCTGCATCGCTCGCTGACGGCCGCCGATCTCGGCCGCATGTTCGTGCGCAAGACGCGCCTGTTCGAGCGGATGCGCGCGTTCATGCAGCGCTACGCGTTCTATGTGCTGCCGACCACGCAGGTGATGCCGTTCGACGTCGACCTGCGCTCGCCTGCGCACGTGCCGGGTGCCGCCAGCACCTCGTACATCGACTGGATGCGCGTGTGCTGGTACCTGTCGTCGACCGAGGCGCCGATCCTGTCGGTGCCGTGCGGCTTCGGTGCAGCCGGCCTGCCGATCGGCATGCAGATCGTCGGCCGCTACCGCGACGACTGGGGCGTGCTGCAGTTCGGCCACGCATACGAAGTCGCGGCCGGCCGCCGCTGGGTGCCGCCGGCCGTCGTCGCCGACGCGATGCGCTGA